In Agromyces sp. 3263, a single genomic region encodes these proteins:
- a CDS encoding methyltransferase: protein MGSDHYFSPSPRSGGGTRTIRVRLAGREVELVTAGGVFSPEHLDEGTRVLLDAVPSPPQTGHLLDLGAGWGPIALSLAMRAPDATVWAVDVNERALDLVRRNAARLGLTNVNAVLPDDVPDDLRFATIWSNPPIRVGKQELHAMLAHWLPRLADDASAWLVVAKHLGAESLQRWLAAELGLDVERADKSKGFRVLAARAATAR from the coding sequence ATGGGCTCCGACCACTACTTCTCCCCTTCGCCTCGGAGCGGCGGCGGCACGCGCACCATCCGTGTGCGACTCGCCGGCCGGGAGGTCGAGCTCGTCACCGCCGGCGGGGTGTTCAGCCCCGAGCATCTCGACGAGGGCACCCGCGTGCTGCTCGACGCGGTCCCTTCGCCGCCTCAGACCGGGCACCTGCTCGACCTCGGTGCCGGCTGGGGTCCGATCGCGTTGAGCCTCGCGATGCGGGCGCCGGATGCCACGGTGTGGGCCGTGGACGTCAACGAACGCGCCCTCGACCTGGTGCGTCGCAATGCCGCCCGCCTCGGCCTCACCAATGTGAACGCCGTGCTGCCCGACGATGTTCCCGACGACCTTCGGTTCGCCACGATCTGGTCGAACCCGCCGATCCGCGTCGGCAAGCAGGAACTGCACGCCATGCTCGCGCACTGGCTTCCCCGGCTGGCCGACGACGCGAGCGCCTGGCTCGTGGTCGCCAAGCACCTCGGGGCGGAGTCCCTGCAGCGCTGGCTCGCCGCCGAACTGGGCCTCGACGTGGAGCGCGCCGACAAGTCCAAGGGGTTCCGCGTGCTCGCTGCCCGTGCGGCGACCGCGCGCTGA
- the dapF gene encoding diaminopimelate epimerase: MPFDLRFTKGQGTGNDFVLFSDPEGDTELTPTQIAAVCDRRFGVGADGVIRAVRSRNLSDGAAALAEDPAAVWFMDYWNADGTVSEMCGNGIRVFVSYLLDQGLAELPAGGAIAIGTRAGVRTVRRSGDGFQADLGPWRLAGGEPLVRGKELPVARPGLGIDVGNPHVVVALADDDELEAVDLNYQPVLDPVPEAGANVEFVVPAEPLVEDGVGRIRMRVHERGSGETLSCGTGAVASALAVRYWAGSGAPNDWRVQVPGGVLGVRMFEAADGEHVALSGPAELVFDGVLTLA; this comes from the coding sequence ATGCCGTTCGATCTGCGATTCACCAAGGGGCAGGGCACGGGCAACGACTTCGTGCTCTTCAGCGACCCCGAGGGCGACACCGAGCTCACGCCCACGCAGATCGCCGCGGTGTGCGACCGCCGGTTCGGGGTGGGCGCCGACGGCGTGATCCGAGCCGTGCGCTCGCGCAACCTCAGCGACGGCGCCGCGGCGCTCGCGGAGGATCCGGCCGCAGTGTGGTTCATGGACTACTGGAACGCCGACGGCACCGTCTCCGAGATGTGCGGCAACGGCATTCGTGTCTTCGTCAGCTACCTGCTCGACCAGGGGCTGGCTGAGCTCCCGGCCGGAGGGGCGATCGCCATCGGTACGCGCGCGGGTGTCCGCACCGTGCGACGCAGCGGCGACGGCTTCCAGGCCGACCTCGGACCCTGGCGACTCGCCGGCGGCGAGCCGCTCGTGCGGGGCAAGGAGCTGCCGGTGGCACGACCCGGACTCGGCATCGACGTGGGCAACCCGCACGTGGTCGTGGCGCTCGCCGACGACGACGAGCTCGAGGCCGTCGACCTGAACTACCAGCCCGTGCTGGACCCGGTACCCGAGGCCGGCGCGAACGTCGAGTTCGTGGTGCCCGCCGAGCCGCTCGTCGAAGACGGCGTCGGCCGCATCCGCATGCGCGTGCATGAGCGTGGTTCGGGCGAGACGCTCTCGTGCGGCACCGGCGCGGTTGCGTCGGCACTGGCCGTGCGGTACTGGGCCGGGTCCGGCGCGCCGAACGACTGGCGCGTGCAGGTGCCGGGTGGCGTCCTGGGCGTGCGCATGTTCGAGGCAGCCGACGGAGAGCATGTCGCCCTCTCCGGGCCGGCGGAGCTCGTCTTCGACGGGGTGCTCACCCTCGCCTGA
- the miaA gene encoding tRNA (adenosine(37)-N6)-dimethylallyltransferase MiaA yields the protein MTLIAIVGATGTGKSDFALDLAEAFERAGRVGEVVNADAMQLYRGMDIGTAKLAPDARRGVPHHQLDVLDVTEEASAAAYQPAARADIDDILARGHVALLVGGSGLYVSSVIHDFRFPGTDAAVRARLEAELAEIGPGLMHARLRALDAETAASVDAQNGRRIVRALEVIELTGEPKAARLPDEPVAWRPHRIVHLRSDRARLVDRLDARAARMWEDGLLDEVRELVPRGLERGVTARKAIGYAQALAEFHGRMSRAEAIAQTQQLTRTYARRQVGWFGRYRDATTIDADDLAARDAELARQAALD from the coding sequence GTGACCCTTATCGCGATCGTCGGCGCGACCGGCACCGGCAAGTCCGACTTCGCGCTCGACCTCGCCGAGGCGTTCGAACGGGCGGGCCGGGTCGGCGAGGTCGTGAACGCCGATGCGATGCAGCTCTACCGCGGCATGGACATCGGCACCGCGAAGCTGGCACCCGATGCGCGGCGGGGGGTGCCGCATCACCAGCTCGACGTGCTCGACGTCACCGAGGAGGCGTCGGCCGCGGCATACCAGCCCGCCGCCCGTGCGGACATCGACGACATCCTCGCCCGCGGGCACGTCGCGCTGCTCGTCGGTGGATCCGGCCTGTACGTGTCGTCCGTCATCCACGACTTCCGCTTTCCCGGCACCGACGCCGCCGTTCGGGCGCGGCTCGAGGCCGAGCTCGCCGAGATCGGTCCCGGCCTCATGCACGCGAGGCTGCGGGCGCTCGATGCCGAGACGGCCGCGAGCGTCGATGCGCAGAACGGCCGGCGCATCGTGCGCGCCCTTGAGGTCATCGAGCTCACGGGGGAGCCGAAGGCCGCACGCCTTCCCGACGAGCCCGTGGCCTGGCGGCCGCACCGCATCGTGCACCTCCGCAGCGATCGCGCACGTCTCGTGGACCGGCTGGATGCCCGAGCCGCACGCATGTGGGAGGACGGACTGCTCGACGAGGTGCGCGAGCTCGTGCCGCGCGGTCTCGAGCGGGGCGTCACGGCGCGCAAGGCGATCGGCTACGCGCAGGCCCTCGCCGAGTTCCACGGGCGGATGTCGCGCGCCGAGGCGATCGCCCAGACGCAGCAGTTGACGCGCACCTACGCGCGCCGGCAGGTCGGCTGGTTCGGCCGCTATCGCGACGCGACCACGATCGACGCCGACGACCTCGCCGCTCGGGACGCGGAACTGGCCCGCCAGGCGGCTCTAGACTGA
- the miaB gene encoding tRNA (N6-isopentenyl adenosine(37)-C2)-methylthiotransferase MiaB has translation MSTLREASTIETTEPASTPRTYEVRTFGCQMNVHDSERLSGSLEAAGYVPADGAEPDIVVINTCAVRENADNKLYGNLGHLAGVKRRHAGMQIAVGGCLAQKDKNVILEKAPWVDVVFGTHNMGSLPSLLERARHNDEAQLEILDALEVFPSTLPTKRDSTYSGWVSISVGCNNTCTFCIVPALRGKEKDRRPGEILAEIQALVDDGAVEVTLLGQNVNSYGVEFGDRQAFGKLLRAAGRIEGLERIRFTSPHPAAFTDDVIEAMAETPAVMPQLHMPLQSGSDRILKAMRRSYRSEKFLGILDRVRARIPNAAISTDIIVGFPGETEEDFQETLRVVEAARFASAFTFQYSIRPGTPAATMDEQVPKEVVQERYDRLIALQEQISWEENQRLIGRPVEVLVSTGEGKKDAETHRLSGRAEDSRLVHFEVPAGSELPRPGDVVSVTITQAAPFHLIADSLDDAPLAIRRTRAGDAWDRAQAESCGVPAGPAASVGARVSLGLPSLRARGAEPLVAPGVGTMPIYDPSDAQR, from the coding sequence ATGAGCACCCTTCGCGAGGCCTCGACGATCGAGACCACTGAGCCGGCGTCGACGCCACGGACCTACGAGGTTCGCACGTTCGGCTGCCAGATGAACGTGCACGACTCCGAGCGCCTCAGCGGATCGCTCGAAGCAGCCGGGTACGTGCCCGCCGATGGGGCCGAGCCCGACATCGTCGTCATCAACACGTGCGCCGTGCGCGAGAACGCCGACAACAAGCTCTACGGCAACCTGGGACATCTCGCCGGCGTCAAGCGTCGTCACGCCGGCATGCAGATCGCCGTCGGCGGCTGCCTCGCCCAGAAGGACAAGAACGTCATCCTCGAGAAGGCGCCGTGGGTCGACGTCGTCTTCGGCACCCACAACATGGGGTCCCTGCCGAGCCTCCTCGAACGTGCACGCCACAACGACGAGGCGCAGCTCGAGATCCTCGACGCCCTCGAGGTGTTCCCGTCCACGCTCCCCACCAAGCGGGATTCCACGTACAGCGGGTGGGTGTCGATCTCCGTCGGCTGCAACAACACGTGCACCTTCTGCATCGTGCCGGCGCTCCGGGGCAAGGAGAAGGATCGCCGACCCGGCGAGATCCTCGCCGAGATCCAGGCACTCGTCGACGACGGCGCCGTCGAGGTGACCCTGCTCGGCCAGAACGTCAACTCCTACGGCGTCGAGTTCGGCGATCGCCAGGCGTTCGGCAAGCTGCTCCGCGCCGCGGGCCGGATCGAGGGCCTCGAGCGCATCCGCTTCACGAGCCCGCACCCGGCCGCATTCACCGACGATGTCATCGAGGCCATGGCCGAGACGCCGGCGGTCATGCCGCAGCTGCACATGCCGCTCCAGTCGGGCTCCGACCGCATCCTCAAGGCGATGCGCCGGTCCTACCGCTCCGAGAAGTTCCTCGGCATCCTCGACCGTGTGCGCGCCCGAATTCCGAACGCCGCGATCTCCACCGACATCATCGTCGGCTTCCCCGGTGAGACCGAAGAGGACTTCCAGGAGACGCTCCGCGTCGTGGAGGCCGCACGATTCGCGTCGGCCTTCACCTTCCAGTACTCCATCCGCCCGGGCACGCCGGCCGCGACGATGGACGAGCAGGTGCCCAAGGAGGTCGTGCAGGAGCGCTACGACCGACTCATCGCGCTGCAGGAACAGATCTCCTGGGAGGAGAACCAGCGCCTCATCGGCCGTCCGGTCGAGGTCCTCGTCTCGACGGGTGAGGGCAAGAAGGACGCCGAGACGCACCGGCTGAGCGGGCGGGCCGAAGACAGCCGGCTCGTGCACTTCGAGGTTCCTGCCGGCTCCGAACTCCCGCGCCCCGGCGATGTCGTGTCGGTCACGATCACGCAGGCTGCGCCGTTCCACCTCATCGCCGACTCGCTCGACGATGCGCCGCTGGCGATCCGCCGCACCCGGGCGGGCGATGCCTGGGATCGCGCACAGGCCGAGAGCTGCGGCGTGCCGGCCGGCCCGGCGGCATCCGTCGGTGCTCGCGTGTCGTTGGGCCTTCCCTCGCTGCGCGCACGTGGCGCCGAGCCGCTCGTGGCCCCGGGTGTCGGCACGATGCCGATCTACGACCCCAGCGACGCACAGCGCTGA
- a CDS encoding regulatory protein RecX has protein sequence MSDATEHLAPVSYLPWATPPGAPAAAGGPGGPAAAGGRGRSALSDDVVDATEQPRTSGSGGSRWSSPNSERDSRRAERRRSRFTVVSDDPEETGPERDARIDRLVVSRLRRSALSVAEVRAVLAEHGLDEAEIEEWIERYERFGYLDDARLAEQLVHVNGARRGRGSGAILQELSRRGVDPSAARAAVDELDPDVERRNALEVAQRRARQLTGLDHQTAERRLSAFLQRRGYPGDIVREAVTAALAADGS, from the coding sequence ATGAGCGATGCAACCGAGCACCTCGCCCCGGTCTCGTACCTGCCGTGGGCCACGCCGCCCGGCGCGCCCGCGGCGGCCGGTGGCCCCGGCGGGCCCGCCGCAGCCGGTGGCCGCGGGCGATCGGCCCTGTCCGACGACGTCGTCGATGCGACCGAGCAGCCCCGTACGAGTGGTTCGGGCGGCAGTCGTTGGTCGTCACCGAACTCCGAGCGCGACTCCCGGCGCGCCGAACGTCGTCGCAGTCGCTTCACCGTCGTGAGCGACGATCCCGAGGAGACCGGGCCCGAGCGAGATGCCCGCATCGACCGGCTGGTGGTGTCTCGGTTGCGCCGTTCGGCGCTGTCCGTCGCCGAGGTGCGAGCGGTGCTCGCCGAACACGGCCTCGACGAAGCGGAGATCGAGGAGTGGATCGAGCGCTACGAGCGGTTCGGCTACCTCGACGACGCGCGACTCGCCGAGCAGCTCGTGCATGTCAACGGGGCCCGCCGCGGCCGGGGGAGCGGTGCGATCCTCCAGGAGCTCTCGCGTCGCGGCGTCGACCCTTCCGCGGCTCGCGCCGCGGTCGACGAGCTCGACCCCGACGTCGAACGTCGCAACGCCCTCGAGGTGGCGCAGCGGCGTGCGAGGCAGCTCACCGGACTCGACCACCAGACGGCGGAGCGTCGGCTCTCCGCCTTCCTCCAGCGTCGGGGCTACCCCGGCGACATCGTCCGCGAGGCGGTGACGGCGGCGTTGGCCGCCGATGGCTCGTAA
- the recA gene encoding recombinase RecA, with product MPSPVDREKALETALAQIDRQFGKGSVMRLGSEDRAPVEVIPTGSVALDVALGVGGLPRGRIIEIYGPESSGKTTLTLHAIANAQRAGGIAAFVDAEHALDPEYAKKLGVDIDSLLVSQPDTGEQALEIADMLVRSGSIDLIVIDSVAALVPRAEIEGEMGDSHVGLQARLMSQALRKLTGGLNQTNTTMIFINQLREKIGVFFGSPETTAGGKALKFYASVRLDIRRIETLKDGTEAVGNRTRVKVVKNKMAPPFKQAEFDILYGVGISREGSLIDYGVDQGIVKKSGAWYTYDGDQLGQGKENARNFLLQNPDIAADIEKKILAKLGIGAAGAAPAVPSNVESIEGKLGRKGA from the coding sequence ATGCCATCACCCGTAGACCGCGAGAAAGCACTCGAAACCGCACTCGCCCAGATCGACCGCCAGTTCGGCAAGGGGTCGGTGATGCGCCTCGGCAGCGAGGACCGCGCTCCCGTCGAGGTGATCCCCACGGGCTCCGTCGCACTCGACGTCGCGCTCGGCGTCGGCGGCCTTCCCCGCGGCCGGATCATCGAGATCTACGGCCCCGAGTCATCGGGAAAGACCACGCTCACCCTGCACGCGATCGCCAACGCGCAGCGTGCCGGCGGCATCGCGGCGTTCGTCGACGCCGAGCACGCGCTCGACCCCGAGTACGCGAAGAAGCTGGGCGTCGACATCGACTCGCTCCTCGTCTCGCAGCCCGACACGGGTGAGCAGGCGCTCGAGATCGCCGACATGCTCGTGCGCTCAGGCTCGATCGACCTGATCGTGATCGACTCCGTCGCGGCGCTCGTGCCGCGCGCCGAGATCGAGGGCGAGATGGGCGACTCGCACGTCGGCCTGCAGGCCCGCCTGATGTCGCAGGCGCTCCGCAAGCTCACCGGTGGCCTCAACCAGACGAACACCACGATGATCTTCATCAACCAGCTGCGAGAGAAGATCGGCGTGTTCTTCGGCAGCCCCGAGACCACCGCGGGCGGCAAGGCGCTCAAGTTCTACGCCTCGGTGCGACTCGACATCCGCCGCATCGAGACGCTGAAGGACGGCACCGAGGCGGTCGGCAACCGCACGCGCGTCAAGGTGGTCAAGAACAAGATGGCGCCGCCCTTCAAGCAGGCGGAGTTCGACATCCTCTACGGCGTGGGCATCTCGCGCGAGGGCTCGCTGATCGACTACGGCGTCGACCAGGGCATCGTGAAGAAGTCCGGTGCCTGGTACACCTACGACGGCGACCAGCTCGGGCAGGGCAAGGAGAACGCTCGCAACTTCCTCCTGCAGAACCCCGACATCGCCGCCGACATCGAGAAGAAGATCCTCGCGAAGCTCGGCATCGGTGCGGCCGGTGCTGCGCCGGCCGTGCCGTCGAACGTCGAGTCGATCGAGGGCAAGCTCGGGCGCAAGGGCGCCTGA
- a CDS encoding DUF3046 domain-containing protein — MKLSEFQIAVDEEFGAGYGSVVVNDLVLPGLRDRTAREALAAGVPPREVWVALCEATDVPPERRHGVGRREPGRGQRRTS; from the coding sequence ATGAAGCTGAGCGAGTTCCAGATCGCGGTCGATGAGGAGTTCGGCGCAGGGTACGGCAGCGTCGTCGTGAACGACCTCGTCCTGCCGGGGCTCCGCGACCGCACCGCACGCGAGGCACTCGCCGCCGGCGTTCCGCCGCGCGAGGTCTGGGTCGCCCTGTGCGAGGCGACGGATGTCCCGCCCGAGCGTCGTCACGGAGTCGGTCGGCGTGAGCCCGGGCGAGGCCAGCGGCGCACGTCCTGA
- a CDS encoding helix-turn-helix domain-containing protein: MVLVRQEIGDVLRDFRLQKGRTLRQVASKASVALGYLSEVERGQKEASSEILASVAEALDTPISVIMHEVGDRIAVLEGLAVVPDSLPDELVAEFDADMMVR; encoded by the coding sequence ATGGTTCTGGTTCGACAGGAGATCGGCGACGTGCTGAGGGACTTCCGTCTGCAGAAGGGTCGCACCCTTCGTCAGGTGGCGTCGAAGGCCAGCGTCGCTCTCGGTTACCTCAGCGAGGTGGAGCGCGGCCAGAAGGAGGCCTCGTCCGAGATCCTCGCGTCGGTCGCTGAAGCGCTCGACACCCCCATCTCCGTGATCATGCACGAGGTCGGCGACCGCATCGCCGTCCTCGAGGGCCTGGCCGTCGTGCCCGACAGCCTGCCCGACGAGCTCGTCGCGGAGTTCGACGCGGACATGATGGTCCGCTGA
- a CDS encoding CinA family protein encodes MPRPADSPGAPDARALVHRLTDLGLTIATAESLTGGLLAAAIVDVPGASVVFNGGVVAYATPVKRTVLGVDAALLAERGAVDPDVVQQMADGVRRACAVDGRAADLGVATTGVAGPDWQDGRAPGTVYVGIASSRGIRSVALALDGGRAVVRAAAVVAAIAAAVEELDAVGVPAE; translated from the coding sequence ATGCCCCGGCCGGCCGATTCCCCAGGCGCGCCCGACGCCCGCGCACTGGTGCACCGGCTCACCGACCTGGGCCTGACGATCGCCACGGCCGAGTCCTTGACGGGCGGGCTCCTGGCCGCGGCGATCGTGGACGTTCCGGGAGCGTCCGTCGTGTTCAACGGCGGAGTGGTGGCGTACGCGACGCCCGTGAAGCGCACGGTGCTCGGCGTGGACGCCGCGCTCCTCGCGGAGCGAGGGGCCGTGGATCCCGACGTCGTGCAGCAGATGGCCGACGGCGTGCGCCGCGCATGCGCCGTCGATGGCCGGGCCGCCGACCTCGGCGTCGCGACCACGGGGGTGGCGGGGCCCGACTGGCAGGACGGCCGGGCCCCCGGAACGGTGTACGTCGGGATCGCCTCGTCGAGGGGCATCCGCTCGGTGGCGCTCGCGCTCGACGGCGGCAGGGCGGTGGTGCGCGCAGCCGCGGTCGTCGCCGCCATCGCGGCCGCGGTCGAGGAGCTCGACGCCGTCGGCGTTCCGGCGGAATAA
- the pgsA gene encoding CDP-diacylglycerol--glycerol-3-phosphate 3-phosphatidyltransferase, producing MTSSAGSPERSANWNLPNAITIVRIVLAPIFFWMLLADGGDDGWLRWAAAALFIIAIATDGIDGHIARSRGLVTDLGKILDPIADKLLTSGALVCLSILGELPWWITAIIVVREVGITVWRLVELRRGNVVPASSGGKLKTVVQSVAISLFLVPLDSVVGPWIVWVNWVAMAAALVLTVWSGLLYVRDAVRLARGARESR from the coding sequence ATGACCTCCTCCGCCGGAAGCCCCGAGCGATCGGCGAATTGGAACCTCCCCAACGCGATCACGATCGTGCGCATCGTGCTGGCGCCGATCTTCTTCTGGATGCTGCTCGCCGACGGCGGCGACGACGGCTGGCTCCGGTGGGCGGCGGCCGCCCTCTTCATCATCGCGATCGCGACCGACGGCATCGACGGCCACATCGCGCGTTCGCGCGGCCTGGTCACCGACCTCGGCAAGATCCTCGACCCGATCGCCGACAAGCTCCTGACGAGCGGCGCCCTCGTCTGCCTGTCGATCCTCGGCGAGCTGCCGTGGTGGATCACCGCGATCATCGTCGTGCGCGAGGTCGGCATCACCGTCTGGCGGCTCGTGGAGCTGCGCCGGGGCAACGTGGTGCCCGCGTCGTCCGGCGGCAAGCTCAAGACCGTCGTGCAGTCGGTCGCGATCTCGCTGTTCCTCGTGCCGCTCGACTCGGTGGTGGGTCCGTGGATCGTGTGGGTCAACTGGGTGGCCATGGCCGCGGCGCTCGTCCTCACGGTCTGGTCGGGCCTGCTGTACGTGCGCGACGCCGTTCGACTCGCACGCGGTGCGCGCGAGTCGCGCTGA
- a CDS encoding DNA translocase FtsK — protein MATSTRSNGRASGASARGSGSKTAPTKKLPASTSRGSAAAKAKPATPDRPPLLVRAWMGLAHVTGGAARALGPETLAKEERRDGLPFFIVVLAVAGALVEWFFINEPVAQAFDSWTFGGLFGRVAFALPVVMLLFAVWLFRHPSSVHDNTRIGIGLGLLLLTVSGLCHLFGGQPEPSEGMAVLARAGGILGWMLAEPLILLITDIGAAVVLVLLLVLSLLIMTKTPPNRIPARFRELYAWLFGAPEPDERPEAEPKPSRRAARKTAQAELDGIDALDDDSEPTGLVPWWRRNDSNREEDPAFEANGVDGLTEVFGPGSAAGSFETPLEGVGGAGSYNTEVLGDLDRAEAALQRFTGDIPHGGTGLRGDDAGSPAVLAVFDVEGEGDATVGIGGAAASAEPSLEAAVPDRPYHLPAASTLAAGAPAKTRSHVNDEVVRQITGVLEQFGVDAKVTGFSRGPTVTQYEIELGPGVKVERVTALSKNLSYAVASNEVRILSPIPGKSAIGIEIPNADREIVTLGDVLRSGAAVNAKHPMTIGVGKDVGGGYVVANLAKMPHLLVAGSTGSGKSSFVNSMITSLLMRAKPSDVRMVLIDPKRVELAPYGGVPHLITPIITNPKKAAEALQWVVKEMDMRYDDLASFGFRHIDDFNKAVVNEEIVLPAGSERKLKPYPYLLVVVDELADLMMVAPRDVEDSIVRITQLARASGIHLVLATQRPSVDVVTGLIKANVPSRLAFAVTSVTDSRVILDQPGADKLIGQGDALFLPMGASKAIRVQGAWVSESEIEKVVTHVTRQARPEYRQDVAAAVERKEIDSDIGDDLELLLAAAELVVSTQFGSTSMLQRKLRVGFAKAGRLMDLLESREIVGPSEGSKARDVLVTAEQLPGVLARLRGEEPAGGGGPAGQAATPRTTPLAETGGYDDPDPRYDDPVGRATEGLPEVEGDTDEDAWGLTGRD, from the coding sequence ATGGCTACGAGCACCAGGTCGAACGGGCGTGCCTCCGGCGCGTCCGCACGCGGCTCGGGCTCCAAGACCGCGCCCACGAAGAAGCTCCCGGCGTCGACCTCACGCGGGTCGGCGGCGGCGAAGGCCAAGCCGGCCACGCCCGACCGGCCCCCGCTGCTCGTCCGCGCTTGGATGGGGCTCGCGCACGTCACGGGTGGGGCGGCGCGCGCGCTCGGCCCCGAGACCCTCGCGAAGGAGGAGCGCCGCGACGGACTGCCGTTCTTCATCGTGGTGCTCGCCGTCGCCGGCGCGCTCGTCGAGTGGTTCTTCATCAACGAGCCGGTCGCCCAGGCGTTCGACTCGTGGACGTTCGGCGGACTGTTCGGACGGGTCGCCTTCGCGCTTCCCGTGGTGATGCTGCTGTTCGCCGTCTGGCTCTTCCGGCATCCCAGCTCGGTGCACGACAACACCCGCATCGGGATCGGCCTCGGTCTCCTGCTTCTCACGGTGTCGGGGCTCTGCCACCTGTTCGGCGGCCAGCCCGAGCCGAGCGAGGGCATGGCCGTGCTGGCTCGTGCCGGCGGCATCCTGGGCTGGATGCTGGCCGAGCCGCTGATCCTGCTGATCACCGACATCGGCGCCGCCGTCGTGCTCGTGCTGCTCCTCGTGCTGTCGCTGCTGATCATGACGAAGACGCCGCCGAACCGCATCCCGGCGCGGTTCCGCGAGCTGTACGCCTGGCTGTTCGGCGCGCCCGAGCCCGATGAGCGTCCCGAGGCCGAGCCGAAGCCGTCGCGCCGCGCGGCCCGCAAGACGGCGCAGGCCGAACTCGACGGCATCGACGCGCTCGACGACGACTCCGAGCCCACCGGGCTCGTGCCCTGGTGGCGACGCAACGACTCGAACCGCGAGGAGGATCCCGCGTTCGAGGCGAACGGCGTCGACGGCCTCACCGAGGTGTTCGGTCCGGGATCCGCAGCCGGCAGCTTCGAGACGCCGCTCGAGGGTGTCGGCGGAGCCGGCTCGTACAACACCGAGGTGCTGGGCGACCTCGACCGCGCGGAGGCCGCGCTCCAGCGCTTCACCGGCGACATCCCGCACGGCGGCACCGGACTCCGCGGCGACGACGCCGGGTCACCCGCCGTGCTCGCGGTCTTCGACGTCGAGGGCGAGGGTGATGCGACCGTCGGGATCGGCGGCGCCGCGGCATCCGCTGAGCCGAGTCTCGAAGCCGCCGTGCCGGATCGGCCCTACCACCTGCCGGCGGCGTCGACCCTGGCGGCCGGTGCGCCGGCGAAGACGCGCTCGCACGTGAACGACGAGGTCGTGCGGCAGATCACCGGCGTGCTCGAGCAGTTCGGGGTCGACGCCAAGGTGACCGGGTTCTCGCGGGGCCCGACCGTGACGCAGTACGAGATCGAGCTCGGGCCCGGCGTGAAGGTCGAGCGGGTCACCGCCCTGTCGAAGAACCTGTCGTACGCGGTCGCGTCGAACGAGGTGCGCATCCTCTCGCCGATCCCCGGGAAGAGCGCGATCGGCATCGAGATCCCCAACGCCGACCGCGAGATCGTGACCCTCGGGGACGTGCTGCGGTCGGGCGCGGCCGTGAACGCGAAGCACCCGATGACGATCGGCGTGGGCAAGGACGTGGGGGGCGGCTACGTCGTCGCCAACCTCGCGAAGATGCCGCACCTGCTGGTGGCCGGATCGACTGGCTCGGGCAAGTCGAGCTTCGTGAACTCGATGATCACGTCGCTGCTCATGCGGGCGAAGCCCTCCGACGTGCGCATGGTGCTCATCGATCCCAAGCGGGTCGAGCTCGCGCCGTACGGGGGCGTGCCGCATCTCATCACGCCCATCATCACGAACCCGAAGAAGGCCGCCGAGGCGCTGCAGTGGGTCGTCAAGGAGATGGACATGCGGTACGACGACCTCGCGTCGTTCGGCTTCCGGCACATCGACGACTTCAACAAGGCCGTGGTCAACGAGGAGATCGTGCTGCCCGCCGGCAGCGAGCGCAAGCTCAAGCCCTACCCCTACCTGCTCGTGGTCGTCGACGAGCTCGCCGACCTTATGATGGTCGCCCCGCGCGACGTCGAGGACTCGATCGTGCGCATCACGCAGCTCGCACGCGCGTCGGGCATCCACCTCGTGCTCGCGACGCAGCGGCCCTCCGTCGACGTCGTCACGGGCCTCATCAAGGCCAACGTGCCGTCGCGCCTCGCCTTCGCGGTCACGAGCGTCACCGACTCGCGAGTCATCCTCGACCAGCCGGGGGCCGACAAGCTCATCGGTCAGGGTGACGCGCTCTTCCTGCCGATGGGGGCGTCGAAGGCGATCCGCGTGCAGGGCGCGTGGGTCAGCGAGTCCGAGATCGAGAAGGTCGTCACGCACGTCACGCGGCAGGCGCGGCCCGAGTACCGGCAGGATGTCGCGGCCGCCGTGGAACGCAAGGAGATCGACTCCGACATCGGCGACGACCTCGAGCTGCTGCTCGCCGCGGCGGAGCTCGTCGTCTCGACGCAGTTCGGTTCCACTTCGATGCTCCAGCGCAAGCTCCGCGTCGGGTTCGCGAAGGCCGGGCGGCTCATGGACCTGCTCGAGTCCCGGGAGATCGTCGGTCCGTCCGAGGGGTCGAAGGCCCGTGACGTGCTGGTGACAGCCGAGCAACTGCCCGGCGTGCTGGCACGTCTCCGCGGCGAGGAGCCGGCAGGAGGGGGCGGCCCGGCCGGGCAGGCGGCGACGCCGCGAACGACTCCACTCGCCGAGACCGGCGGCTACGACGACCCGGACCCCCGCTACGACGACCCCGTCGGTCGTGCCACCGAGGGGCTGCCCGAGGTCGAGGGCGACACCGACGAGGACGCCTGGGGCCTCACCGGCCGCGACTGA